A genomic window from Hyla sarda isolate aHylSar1 chromosome 8, aHylSar1.hap1, whole genome shotgun sequence includes:
- the LOC130284718 gene encoding tubulin alpha-1A chain-like produces MRECISVHVGQAGVQIGNACWELYCLEHGIQPDGQMPSDKTIGGGDDSFNTFFSETGAGKHVPRAVFVDLEPTVIDEVRTGTYRQLFHPEQLITGKEDAANNYARGHYTIGKEIIDLVLDRIRKLADQCTGLQGFLIFHSFGGGTGSGFTSLLMERLSVDYGKKSKLEFSIYPAPQISTAVVEPYNAILTTHTTLEHSDCAFMVDNEAIYDICRRNLDIERPTYTNLNRLIGQIVSSITASLRFDGALNVDLTEFQTNLVPYPRIHFPLATYAPVISAEKAYHEQLSVSEITNACFEPANQMVKCDPRHGKYMACCLLYRGDVVPKDVNAAIATIKTKRTIQFVDWCPTGFKVGINYQPPTVVPGGDLAKVQRAVCMLSNTTAIAEAWARLDHKFDLMYAKRAFVHWYVGEGMEEGEFSEAREDMAALEKDYEEVGTDSVEGEGEGEEGEEY; encoded by the exons AGGGAGTGCATCTCAGTCCACGTTGGCCAGGCTGGAGTCCAGATCGGcaatgcctgctgggagttgtactgctTGGAGCATGGTATCCAGCCAGACGGGCAGATGCCCAGTGATAAGACCATCGGTGGAGGAGACGATTCCTTCAACACCTTCTTCAGTGAGACGGGGGCTGGTAAACATGTCCCCCGCGCTGTGTTTGTGGACCTGGAGCCCACTGTGATAG ATGAGGTGAGGACTGGAACCTACAGACAACTGTTCCACCCGGAGCAGCTCATCACCGGCAAGGAAGACGCCGCCAATAACTACGCCCGAGGCCATTACACCATTGGCAAGGAGATCATTGACCTGGTGCTGGACAGGATCCGTAAGCTG GCCGATCAGTGCACAGGTCTCCAGGGCTTCCTCATCTTCCACAGTTTCGGTGGTGGCACTGGATCAGGCTTCACCTCCCTCTTGATGGAACGTCTCTCTGTTGACTATGGCAAGAAGTCCAAGCTCGAGTTCTCCATCTACCCTGCCCCCCAGATCTCTACTGCTGTGGTTGAACCATATAACGCTATCCTCACCACCCACACCACACTGGAGCACTCAGACTGCGCCTTCATGGTGGACAATGAAGCCATCTACGACATCTGCCGCAGAAACCTGGACATTGAGCGCCCAACATACACTAACCTGAACCGTCTGATCGGTCAGATCGTGTCCTCCATCACAGCCTCTCTCAGGTTTGATGGTGCTCTGAATGTGGACTTGACAGAGTTCCAGACCAATCTGGTGCCCTACCCCCGTATCCACTTCCCCCTGGCCACCTATGCTCCCGTCATCTCTGCAGAGAAAGCTTACCATGAGCAGCTCTCTGTGTCTGAGATCACCAATGCTTGCTTCGAGCCGGCCAACCAGATGGTGAAATGTGACCCCAGACACGGCAAATACATGGCTTGCTGTCTGCTGTACCGCGGTGATGTTGTCCCCAAGGATGTTAATGCTGCTATTGCCACCATCAAGACCAAGCGCACCATCCAGTTTGTGGACTGGTGCCCAACAGGGTTCAAAGTTGGTATCAATTACCAACCACCAACTGTGGTTCCCGGTGGAGACCTGGCCAAGGTGCAGCGCGCTGTGTGCATGTTGAGTAACACCACCGCCATTGCCGAGGCCTGGGCTCGCCTGGACCACAAGTTTGACCTGATGTATGCCAAGCGTGCCTTTGTGCACTGGTATGTGGGTGAGGGTATGGAGGAAGGAGAGTTCTCTGAGGCCCGAGAGGACATGGCCGCCCTGGAGAAGGATTATGAAGAGGTCGGCACCGACAGCGTGGAAGGAGAGGGAGAAGGAGAGGAGGGGGAAGAGTATTAA